A stretch of DNA from Castor canadensis chromosome 2, mCasCan1.hap1v2, whole genome shotgun sequence:
GTGAGTCCTGGGATTCGGGGTCCCGACTCCAGTCCTGCCCGGCCCACAGACTACGAGAGGACTCCAGCATTCGGGCTCCCGGTGCCAGCACCATGAAGTCGCTCCTCGCCCTGCTGCTCTTGGGCTTGGCGTCCGGCTCGCCCCCGCTGGATGACAACAAGATCCCCAGCCTGTGTCCGGGACACCCGGGCCTTCCAGGCACGCCGGGCCACCATGGCAGCCAGGGCCTTCCTGGCCGCGATGGCCGCGATGGCCGAGATGGCGCGCCCGGGGCTCCGGGCGAGAAAGGCGAGGGCGGGAGGCCGGGTAAGAAGGCACCTCCGTTGCCGTCCATGGGGACATCCTAAGGGGTCGGGTCACTGCTGCGGCTCTCCGGTGGCCTCCGGTTCTGCAGGATGCTGGGCTCCCGCCAGGGGGCACTGCTCCCCGCCCTTCCAGTCCGTGCTGGCCGGGTGGGGTGGAGGGTGGAGAGGGTGATTCAGCCGGTGGCAGCCAGAACTCCCGGGACCCTCTTTGCCCACCCCTTCAGATCTGCCCCAAGCCCCAAAGAAAACGGAAAGGAGAAACCGGCGGAGGGAGGCACTAGCCGAAAAAGTGACAGCAGGGGAAGCTTAGAGAGGACGGGAGCAGAGGTCCTTGTTTGCAGTCACCCTTCTGTACCCCAGTGTGGGCTGACCCGGCCTGTACATTCACCCtaacctctccccttcccctgcaGGACTGCCAGGGCCGCGTGGGGAGCCCGGGCCGCGAGGAGAGGCAGGACCTGTGGGGGCGACCGGGCCTGCTGGGGAGTGCTCGGTGCCCCCGCGCTCCGCCTTCAGCGCCAAGCGCTCGGAGAGCCGAGTGCCTCCGCCGGCTGATGCGCCCCTACCGTTTGACCGAGTGCTGTTGAACGAGCAGGGACATTACGACGCCACCACCGGCAAGTTCACCTGCCAGGTGCCAGGAGTCTACTACTTTGCCGTCCATGCCACCGTCTACCGAGCCAGCCTGCAGTTCGATCTGGTCAAAAATGGCGAGTCCATCGcctctttctttcagttttttggggggtggccCAAGCCAGCCTCGCTATCAGGAGGCGCCATGGTGAGACTGGAGCCCGAGGACCAGGTGTGGGTGCAGGTGGGTGTGGGTGATTACATCGGCATCTATGCCAGCATCAAGACAGACAGCACCTTCTCCGGATTCCTAGTCTATTCCGACTGGCACAGTTCCCCAGTTTTCGCTTAGTGCTCACTGGAAAGTGAATTCCAGCTCACTCCTAGAGGGTGTGACACTGACAGCCACACATCCAGGAGGGCGGGCCCCCCTGGAATATTGTGGATGACTAGGGAAGTGGAGTGGATTCCCACGCCCTGCTGCCAGCAAAGAATGGAGACAGAGGCTGTCCAGAGATCAGGGCAGGCAGCATGAAGCAGTAACTGGATTTCTGCCCAGGACCAAAAGAGTGTGCTGTGCTGGCAAATGTAGGTCTCCAGGGTGCTCTGGCCCAGAACTCCAAAATGGGGTGCTCTCTTCCTGGCCCCTCTGCCTCTGGgtcctcctccatccctcctgcTCCCAGAGTTAGcccttttcccttttctcagAGGTCACTCAATaaacctaaaaacaaaataagaaaagaaaaacctcctcctcctggcTTCAGCTTTTCTTTAGTGGTGGGGTTGCTTCTGAGGATCACAGCAGGGAGAAACAGGCAGAAGGGGGGTTCTTGGGTGGGATGGAGCCATGGGGCAGGAGATACAGGAAGCAGGCCCACCCATGGGAATGCAACACTGCTCCACAGACCTGCCACCTAGTTGTATAGGTTATGAACAACAGTGTCTGATTTGGGGGTGGGGGCTTCCTGCTGTAAGGGTACCAGAGAAAGGGGTGCCTTTTTCTAAAAAAGATCCAAACCACACATACCACTGTCCTGATCCAACAAAAAAGAACCTGGGATTTTCATTATGGCTTGTCTGGCTGCTTGCCTGGTCCCTAGATGACAGGAAAGCTAGTGCTCTATCACCTGTGCCTGGTAAATGAAGGGTCCCTGGTTGGCCTAAGTAGTTTCTGAGATGAACACAAGGGGGCGCACGAGCTCCAGAATGCAGCTGTAATTTACATAGTTGAAGCATTTATCTTCTGGGGTGATCAGGGGGAGGAACCCTATTACAGTCTGCCAAAAGCATTCCAGATAGGGGTGGATGAAAAGGGGGTCCTTTGCTCCCAGCTCAGAAAGTTTATCTTC
This window harbors:
- the C1qtnf5 gene encoding complement C1q tumor necrosis factor-related protein 5 isoform X1; this encodes MGWGGDCGKAWAPAGERRREGLPLLSLGIWKFPFLHPFAWPLNLRGMAAGWGPAGLRWGGEQSESWDSGSRLQSCPAHRLREDSSIRAPGASTMKSLLALLLLGLASGSPPLDDNKIPSLCPGHPGLPGTPGHHGSQGLPGRDGRDGRDGAPGAPGEKGEGGRPGLPGPRGEPGPRGEAGPVGATGPAGECSVPPRSAFSAKRSESRVPPPADAPLPFDRVLLNEQGHYDATTGKFTCQVPGVYYFAVHATVYRASLQFDLVKNGESIASFFQFFGGWPKPASLSGGAMVRLEPEDQVWVQVGVGDYIGIYASIKTDSTFSGFLVYSDWHSSPVFA
- the C1qtnf5 gene encoding complement C1q tumor necrosis factor-related protein 5 isoform X2, translated to MAARTGGAWPGRNSGMRTGPDEGFGVAGPPKGGHQESEQREGAGRALREDSSIRAPGASTMKSLLALLLLGLASGSPPLDDNKIPSLCPGHPGLPGTPGHHGSQGLPGRDGRDGRDGAPGAPGEKGEGGRPGLPGPRGEPGPRGEAGPVGATGPAGECSVPPRSAFSAKRSESRVPPPADAPLPFDRVLLNEQGHYDATTGKFTCQVPGVYYFAVHATVYRASLQFDLVKNGESIASFFQFFGGWPKPASLSGGAMVRLEPEDQVWVQVGVGDYIGIYASIKTDSTFSGFLVYSDWHSSPVFA